GAAATCTCTTTGTTCTTCGCCCACTTGGTTTTTACAATGCGGTGGCCGTAATTGGCCAGCAGTTTTGGTGCATTGGGACAATTGGTACGGTGGATGGCCAGTCCCTTCCCGGTAGTGATAAACCCGAATACATCATCCCCCGGTATCGGCTTGCAGCAATTGGCCAGGTGATACATGATCTTGTCGCTGCTTTCTCCGAAAATAATCAGCTCGGTATCCTGTTTATTATTGCTCTGCGCCGGTGTATGGCTTTCGATCTTATGCTCCTGCACAATCTTCACCGGCCGCGGGTACTCGATCCGGTCGCCGATCACCTTAAATTCTTTCAGCTCCCGGAGATCGATATTTTTGATGGCCACCTGGTAAAACAGCTCCAGGTTCGAATGCAGCTTATAAAACTGTACCAACTCGTCCAGGTTGGCCTGCTGCATGGAAACGCCCATTCCTTCCAGTTTACGCTGGATGGTATAGCGGCCCTCATCGGCTACTTTTTTCTTCTCCTCCTTCAGGGCCTCTTTTACCTTAGCCTTGGCCTTGGCGGTCATCACAAACGAAAGCCAGTCTTCTGAAGGCGTTTGTTTATTGCTGGTGATGATCTCCACCTGGTCGCCACTACGCAGTTTATAACTGATGGGAACCAGTTTATGATTAACCTTTGCACCGATGGTTTTGGCGCCGATGGCGGTATGAATGGCAAACGCAAAATCCAGTGCGGTACTGCCCACCGGCAGCATTTTAATATCTCCTTTAGGTGTATAAATGTAAATTTCCTCGGTAAGGAAGCTCATTTTGAAATCCTGCAGGAAATCCACGCTGTCTGCATCCTGGTTGTACAATACTTCCCGGATCTGCTGGAACCATTTATCAAAGCGGTTTTCATTGGCGCTTCCCTCTTTGTATTTCCAGTGAGCGGCCAGCCCTTTTTCCGCAATCTCGTTCATGCGTTTTGTCCGGATCTGCACTTCCACCCATTTTCCTCTTGGTCCCATCACAGTAGTATGCAGGGCTTCATACCCGTTGGATTTGGGGTTGCTTACCCAGTCGCGCAGGCGCTCTATCGAAGGCGTATATTCATCCGTGATGAGGGAATACACTTTCCAGCAGTCTTCTTTTTCCCGTTCCGGCGGTGAGTTCAGGATGATGCGGATGGCAAAGAGATCGTATACTTCTTCAAAAGTGATACCCTTTTTCTTCATCTTATTCCAGATGGAATGGATGTTCTTCGGGCGGCCGTAGATCTCAAAGTCGAACTTATTTTTCTCCAGCTTCTCCTTTATGGGCTTTATAAACTCATTGATATAACGGGTGCGGTCGCGTTTGGTTTCTGCCAGTTTTTTTGCAATTTCCTTATAGGTATCCGGCTCCAGGTATTTCATCGCCAGGTCTTCCAGTTCCGTTTTGATACTGTACAGGCCCATACGATGGGCCAGGGGAGCAAAGATATAAACCGTTTCGGAAGCGATTTTCAACTGCTTTTCCCGCTTCATGCTGTCCAGTGTGCGCATATTGTTCAGGCGGTCGGCCAGCTTAATCAGGATCACCCGGGGATCGTCTGTAAGCGTTAGGAGAATCTTTTTAAAATTCTCTGCCTGCTGGGAAGCAGAAGAGTCAATAACATTGGAGATTTTTGTAAGCCCGTCCACGATCCGTGCAATTTCGGATCCAAACTCCCGTTCTATATCCTGCAGGGTGATATCAGTATCCTCTACGGTATCATGCAGCAGGGCGCACACAGTTGACCGTACCCCCAGACCGATTTCCTCAATGCATATTTTGGCTACAGCGATCGGATGCAGGATATACGGTTCCCCGCTTTTCCGCCGCATACTGCTGTGCGCATCGGCGGCCATTTCAAAAGCCCTCCGGAGAATATCTTTGTCACCCGGCTTGATCTTGTCCTTCAGCGCGCGCAACAGCGACCGGTATTCCCTTAAAATCAGCTTTTTTTCCTGCTCCTCGTTCAGACTATATTTAGGTTTTTGCTCTACAGTTTTCATGTGATAATGGACACACTCCTCTTCCGTTTATTTCTTTGATAACGATTCAATCCTCCGGTTAAAATTACAGAAATTCTGCTGCGCAGCGTCACATCGGCATAAACAACAAAAATTGAGGAGTCGCCGGCTATAGTAACGTTGCTCCTTTTAAGCGGCAGCCAGTTACACACCTGAATTTTATTATATTATTTTTTGATCGCATTTATGATTGAATGACATCGCGGCCGGAACTCCTGACCAACGTCTGTCAACCCGTCTTCATAGCGGCAGATTCGCTGGTTCCGGTTGGATCTCATTGAAAAATTTGCGCCGGGGCGTATACCGCATAGTGCCGGCAAGCTATTTTACGCTGTTATAAAAAGCATGCAGCAACCATTTTTCCTGCGCGAACCATATGAACGTTCTAGTCATTTTGAGGCGCTTCAATGTTAAAAGTCTAAAATCTGTGCATCCGCGGCGATATTTATGCTCCTGAACGCAAATGCAAGACTTTTTTGAGCCAATAAGCATTGCTGCGGCTCCATTGTTCCCTGTATTTTTTCCGCAAACAGTGTTTTTTTATAGCAGAATATACTACATTTGCAGCCCGAAATAGAGTTCTTATCCGGATGTGGTGGAATTGGTAGACACGTCAGACTTAGGATCTGATGCCGCAAGGTGTGGGGGTTCGAGTCCCTTCATCCGGACTTCACAGGTTTGAGGTTTAATGTTTAAAGTTAAAATGAATAACCTTAAACATTGAACCTTTAAGCATTAAACAATACAAATGGCGACAATTACACAAGAAAAAATTGGCCCTCTTCATGAAAAGCTCAGCGTAAAGCTGGAAAAAACGGATTATTTGCCCGGGTTTGAAAAGTCTTTAAAGGAGTATAGCAAAAAAGCCAATATTCCCGGCTTCCGTCCCGGAAAAGTTCCCGCCGGTTTGATAAAAAAGATGTACGGCCCTTCCCTGTTTATGGACGAAGTGCTGCGCGCAATTGATAAAGAAATTCTGGGCTACCTGGATACCAACAAGGTTGACATTTTCGCCCAACCCCTTCCTTTGGAAAATGACATGTCGAAACTGGACGTGAGCAATCCTGGGGATTATGATTTTCATTTTGAGATCGGTTTGAAACCCGACTTTAAAATGCTGGATCTGGCCAAACTGGATATCACCGGTTATAACATCGATATTACCGATGAAATGGTAAAAGAAGAAATCGAACGTCTGCAAAACCGCTATGGTAATATGACGGATAAAGATGCCGTTGAGGAAGATGACAACGTGGTGAATGTAACCTTTACTGAAATTGGTGCGGATGGTAACGCCATTGAGGATGGTATTAAGAAGGACAACTCCCTGCTGGTAAAATATTTTGCACCGGCAGTAAGAACAGCGCTGATTGGCAAAAAAGCCGGCGACCGCATCAACATCACCCTGGGCGAGGCTTTTGAAGAAAAAGAACTGGAATTTATTGCACAGGACCTGGGGCTGAACAAAGACGAAGCCGCTACTAAAGAAAAAACCTTTACGCTTGAAATCACCAAAGTTGGGTTGCTGGAGAAAAAGGAACTGAACGAAGAGTTCTTCAACCAGCTCTATCCTGCAGGCGATGTAAAAACTGAGGAAGATTTTAAAGCAAAAATAAAAGACGAGATCTATAACTACTGGGCGGCTCAAAGCCGGAACCAGATCCACGATCAGCTGTTCCATAAACTGGTAGATGATACTAAAATAGAGTTCCCGGAATCCTTCCTGAAAAACTGGCTCATCACCCAAAACAACCAACCCCAGGAAGGCGAAAACCCGCAGCCAGCCAAAACGCCGGAGCAGATCGAAGCAGAAATGCCTTCTTTCCTGAACCAGCTGAAATGGACCCTGATCACCGAAAAGATCGTAGCAGACAACGGCATCCAGGTGGGCCCCGATGAGATCCGGAACTTTGCCAAACAACAGCTGTTCCAGTACATGGGCGGCGCGATGGGCATGACCGATGACCAGCCCTGGGTGAATGATTATGTAGAGCGGATGATGAAAGACCGGAAATACGTGGAGGATGCTTATAACCGGCTGCAGTCGCAAAAGGTGTTTGAATGGGCCGAAACCAAGGTAAAACCCAAAGCAACTTCCATCTCTGTTGAGGACTTTTCTAAAATGGTAAGTGAGCACCAGCATCACCACCATTAATCGAAATAGATCGAAAGATCAGAACCGCCCTCCGGGGCGGTTTTTTATTGTTCGCCATAAGACAGCGCAAAACGGCGTCTTTTGAAGTGTTTGATCTATTTTTGGGTTGTATGACTGCATTCAGGTGTAAACTGCAATACAAGAACTATGAGCCAGGAGAATTTACAGACATGACTCCACACACCTGCGAAGCAGTTTTTGAACTGATCCGTAATTTTCCCTGGCAGCAACAGCGGGAGCAACTTGTTGTTGATTTTACAACGCCGTCCGTTACCATACAGGACGATGATGGAAGCTATTTAAAGCTTGCTTTGTACTACAATGGCAAATACATCCTGTACTACTATAATGCTGTTCACCAGCTATTCGTTAAGAGCCTGACAAACCCTGAAGACAGCTTTCCATTCATCAGCGCATATTACAACAACCCGGGAGTTCCCCCTGACGGATTAAAGCGGGAACATACCTGGCATAAAGCAAAGCGGATTCATTTTGTTACAAACGACTTTGTTTATAAGGCCGGCAAAAACAGGCTTCGGCACTACCTGATACAAAGCAGCGGCTTCAATCTCGTATTATCCCTTATGCTGGTACCGCTCATGATATATATCCATCCTGCGGGCAACGCAACCTGGATGCAACTTATTATCTTCCTGGTGCTATTCTTTCTCGTTGTTGGAATGAATCTTTTGTTCATATGGAATCATTACCAAACCGACAAAGGCAAAACACTGATCCTTTCCAAAGGAAAGCCACATTTCCTTTTTGGCACGGGAAACCAACTTACTCTATACAAAAAGCAGGAGATCATGTCCATAGATATCTGGCACATCCGCAGGAACAGCAAGAGTCCGCTTACAGACTTCGCCTGTTTTACCATTTACCTGGCAGATCAAACCCGGTTGCAGTTTACCAGCCTGCTTATTTCCGAAGCCGACTTCCGGGCAAAGATGGCAGGTCAGCATATTATTGATGTATATATCCTTCCCTGGATGTCAAAAGCAGACAGAACCGCATTATAAAACCGCACGGTTTATTTGTGCATCCGGATTCATAATGTACGTAAGCACACTGCCATCTTCCAGCAATTCCACTACCCGGAATCCCTGGTATGGGGTGCCCCAGTTACCACCCACATGAGCATCAAAAACAAAGGGGATATCCAGCTTTTTTTTAATGCCGTCCTCATCATGATCATGCCCGTTAAAAACCGCCCTTACATTTTTATACCGTTTCAGTAATGCCAGGAACTCGGGACAATCGATGCCATGGGTGGTCAGCTTCGCCGGGTTGATGTGCACGATCACGAAAAGATTCTTTGCCTTTTTATGCTGTTCGAGTTTACCCTCCATCCATTTCAGGTCCGGGCAAATATACTTCCCCTTTTCATCGGAGGTGGTTCCCGCAAGGAACACCGTGCCATTCACCACAAAATCATAGTTCACCGGCCGGTTCCAGATGCGCTGCCAATGCTCCGGCGTTACCATATCGTGGTTTCCGGGCGTTACGTAATAGTTCATCTTCAATTGCTCAATCAGCGCCTTAGCAGCGGGGTAATATACCGGATCATTGTGCACTATATCCCCATTCAGCATACAGAAATCAAAAGGCGTTTTGGCATGCGCTTCGTTGATCCGCGTAATGGCATTTTTGAGCAGGCGGTCGTAATCCGTACCTGGCTGCCCGTAATGAATATCGGATGCAATGGCAAACCGCACCCGTTTTTTCTTCTTTAGCAACTCGTTCACCTGCGCTCCGGCCTTTACAATATTTCCATTTGCCAGCAGCAAAAAGGCCGGCGTTGCAATTCTTAAAAATTCTTTGCGCTTCATGACTGGGATTATTTATTGGTTGTCTAAAGATATTGTATTTGTAACAATTAGCAGGCTATAGCCAGCACTTGTTAATGGTCGGTAAGCGCGTTCAGGAATGCAATCACCTGCCTGATTTCCTGGTCCGACAAATGCAACGCATCCGCTGAAAGCGTTTGATTGGGCAGGTGGATACCCACTCCTGCTCCCCCGCCACGGTTATAGAACGCCATAACCTCTTCAAGGCTTTTGTAAACTCCATTGTGCATGTATGGAGCCGTAAGGGCAATATTGCGCAGTGTGGGTGTTTTAAAAGCATACCGGTATAAGCTGATCTTTCTCAGGTCATATTTCCCCGGGTCCGGATCTACCGTTTTCCCATTTGTACGTTCCGGCACGCCCAGCACTTCGGTTTCAATAGCCGTAAACTCAGGTGGCAGGGTACCATTAAACAGCGGCATAAAATGACAGCTGCCGCAGCGGGCCTTTCCCATATAGAGATTAAACCCCTTGACCTGCTCATCATTCAGCTGCTGCAGGTTGCCCCGCATGTATTGGTCGAACGGGGCATTAAATGCATTGAGCGTACGCACGTAGCTGCCGAGTGCATTTAACAGGGTGCGGGTACTTACCACTTCTTTTTCATTGTGGAATGCTTTCCGGAATAATACCCGGTAAGCGCTGTCCTGCTTCAGCTGCAAAACCGCCCGCTCCAGCGAGCCGTGCATCTCATCTTTATTCCCGATCACTTCCCGGGCCTGGTCTTCCAGGTAATTGACGCGGTTATCATAAAAAAGCGCCGGCTGTAAGCCTGCATATAAAAGCGTGGGAGTGTTCCTCCGGATCTGTGAAGTACCGTCCAGGGTCATTTGTTTTTTTACGCCATCGGCAAATGCCTTGTCCGGCCGGTGACAGGAGGCACA
The sequence above is a segment of the Niabella agricola genome. Coding sequences within it:
- a CDS encoding RelA/SpoT family protein, whose protein sequence is MKTVEQKPKYSLNEEQEKKLILREYRSLLRALKDKIKPGDKDILRRAFEMAADAHSSMRRKSGEPYILHPIAVAKICIEEIGLGVRSTVCALLHDTVEDTDITLQDIEREFGSEIARIVDGLTKISNVIDSSASQQAENFKKILLTLTDDPRVILIKLADRLNNMRTLDSMKREKQLKIASETVYIFAPLAHRMGLYSIKTELEDLAMKYLEPDTYKEIAKKLAETKRDRTRYINEFIKPIKEKLEKNKFDFEIYGRPKNIHSIWNKMKKKGITFEEVYDLFAIRIILNSPPEREKEDCWKVYSLITDEYTPSIERLRDWVSNPKSNGYEALHTTVMGPRGKWVEVQIRTKRMNEIAEKGLAAHWKYKEGSANENRFDKWFQQIREVLYNQDADSVDFLQDFKMSFLTEEIYIYTPKGDIKMLPVGSTALDFAFAIHTAIGAKTIGAKVNHKLVPISYKLRSGDQVEIITSNKQTPSEDWLSFVMTAKAKAKVKEALKEEKKKVADEGRYTIQRKLEGMGVSMQQANLDELVQFYKLHSNLELFYQVAIKNIDLRELKEFKVIGDRIEYPRPVKIVQEHKIESHTPAQSNNKQDTELIIFGESSDKIMYHLANCCKPIPGDDVFGFITTGKGLAIHRTNCPNAPKLLANYGHRIVKTKWAKNKEISFLTGVRIIGMDDVGVVSKITGLISAELKINIAALTIEASEGLFEGNIKVYVHDKEELDELVNRLKDLSGIESVERYDTEDLPGK
- the tig gene encoding trigger factor, producing the protein MATITQEKIGPLHEKLSVKLEKTDYLPGFEKSLKEYSKKANIPGFRPGKVPAGLIKKMYGPSLFMDEVLRAIDKEILGYLDTNKVDIFAQPLPLENDMSKLDVSNPGDYDFHFEIGLKPDFKMLDLAKLDITGYNIDITDEMVKEEIERLQNRYGNMTDKDAVEEDDNVVNVTFTEIGADGNAIEDGIKKDNSLLVKYFAPAVRTALIGKKAGDRINITLGEAFEEKELEFIAQDLGLNKDEAATKEKTFTLEITKVGLLEKKELNEEFFNQLYPAGDVKTEEDFKAKIKDEIYNYWAAQSRNQIHDQLFHKLVDDTKIEFPESFLKNWLITQNNQPQEGENPQPAKTPEQIEAEMPSFLNQLKWTLITEKIVADNGIQVGPDEIRNFAKQQLFQYMGGAMGMTDDQPWVNDYVERMMKDRKYVEDAYNRLQSQKVFEWAETKVKPKATSISVEDFSKMVSEHQHHHH
- a CDS encoding metallophosphoesterase family protein — protein: MKRKEFLRIATPAFLLLANGNIVKAGAQVNELLKKKKRVRFAIASDIHYGQPGTDYDRLLKNAITRINEAHAKTPFDFCMLNGDIVHNDPVYYPAAKALIEQLKMNYYVTPGNHDMVTPEHWQRIWNRPVNYDFVVNGTVFLAGTTSDEKGKYICPDLKWMEGKLEQHKKAKNLFVIVHINPAKLTTHGIDCPEFLALLKRYKNVRAVFNGHDHDEDGIKKKLDIPFVFDAHVGGNWGTPYQGFRVVELLEDGSVLTYIMNPDAQINRAVL